The sequence GAGAGAAAGGCCTTTCCAAGTAGAAGAGAGAATCTTTGAATGCCTTCGTAGGTTATTACTCCAAGGGGAGTCGTTACTACGGGCTTTCCTGGTGTAAACAATGCCAGAATAAAGAGTAGCCCCTCAAAGCCCAAAAGAAATCCCAAATGTTTAAAAAGCGCTCTTTTTGGTTTGAGTAATAATATCAAAGCCATCAGCACTGGGAGAAAATAAAACAGCTCAACTAAGCTTGTTCTTGTAACGATCAGCAGTGCGTAAATAAAAATAAAAATGAGGTACAAGTCAGACACCTTTTATCAGTTTTCCAAGTCCGTAAGCTATTCCAAAGACAAGTGTTATCCCAATTGCTCCCATTATAAGACTTTGTCCCCACGTTTCGCCGTAGTCGAGAGGAGCGCTGTAAACTGGAGATTCCTCCAGATGTACTTTTTCCATTGTTGCTTCAAGCCCATCTGGGTTTTCAGATGCAAATGGCAAGGCAATTGCGAGCAGGATAAGGATTATGAGCAATCCTTTTACGATGTTTCTCATGCTGGAACACCCCCTATCTCGGGGAGTTTAGACTTGAGAGCGTTCACCACAAAGAGAGTTATTAACGCTTCTCCAATCCCTATCACTGCATGATAACCGACCATCAGGCCCAATACTTTTCCAAAAGGCAA comes from Thermococcus litoralis DSM 5473 and encodes:
- a CDS encoding PDGLE domain-containing protein, giving the protein MRNIVKGLLIILILLAIALPFASENPDGLEATMEKVHLEESPVYSAPLDYGETWGQSLIMGAIGITLVFGIAYGLGKLIKGV